The Kiloniellales bacterium genome contains a region encoding:
- a CDS encoding Hsp20/alpha crystallin family protein, whose translation MTEKPLVPRSRPGHPAASRPDADSLHTLYQQISHLLDVMYEKIGKHHHPVSGQVFTGFSPETDVSESDEGFHIVMELPGLEEKDIEISITEDLLTISGEKRTEKEVSEADYHLRERAYGSFQRRFRLPPELDTERAEAHYQDGVLTIDISRAPGSRSQVRKIPVRSR comes from the coding sequence GTGACCGAGAAGCCTTTGGTTCCACGGAGTCGGCCCGGACACCCGGCAGCTTCGCGTCCCGATGCGGATTCCCTGCACACCCTGTACCAGCAGATCAGTCATCTTCTCGACGTCATGTATGAGAAGATCGGCAAGCATCACCATCCCGTGTCCGGCCAGGTCTTCACGGGCTTCTCCCCGGAGACCGATGTCAGTGAATCGGATGAGGGATTCCACATCGTCATGGAGCTGCCTGGGCTCGAGGAGAAGGACATCGAGATCTCGATCACGGAGGATCTCTTGACAATCAGCGGCGAGAAGCGGACCGAAAAAGAAGTCTCCGAGGCGGACTACCATCTGAGAGAGCGGGCCTATGGCAGCTTCCAGCGCCGCTTCCGGCTGCCACCTGAGCTCGACACCGAAAGGGCCGAGGCACACTACCAGGACGGCGTCCTGACCATCGATATCTCCAGAGCGCCCGGTTCACGAAGCCAAGTAAGGAAGATTCCGGTTCGATCTCGGTAG
- a CDS encoding Hsp20/alpha crystallin family protein: MARKAVAKKPATSKPAPSESGIESVFAPLMDLRHRMDHMFDDFMQGLHGTGLRRDPWRLDLFRDFPSLSGLQGNITDVRFDVSESEDAIEIAAELPGLDEKDVELSLSDGVLTIKGEKKTESEEKKKNYYCRERRFGSFLRSFRVPDSVDDAKIQASFDKGVLEVILPKRPEAKAKAKKISIAKKK; encoded by the coding sequence ATGGCCAGAAAAGCCGTTGCCAAGAAACCCGCAACGAGCAAGCCGGCACCCAGCGAATCCGGTATTGAGTCGGTTTTTGCCCCCCTGATGGACCTGCGGCATCGCATGGACCACATGTTTGACGACTTCATGCAGGGTCTACACGGGACCGGCCTGAGGCGCGACCCCTGGAGACTGGATCTTTTCCGCGATTTCCCGTCGCTTTCCGGGCTTCAGGGAAACATCACCGACGTCAGGTTTGATGTCTCGGAGAGCGAAGACGCGATCGAGATCGCGGCCGAGTTGCCCGGATTGGACGAGAAGGATGTCGAGCTGTCCCTGTCGGACGGGGTCTTGACCATCAAGGGCGAAAAGAAGACGGAGTCCGAAGAAAAGAAGAAGAACTACTATTGTCGTGAACGCCGCTTTGGATCCTTTCTGCGCTCCTTCCGGGTTCCCGACTCAGTCGACGACGCCAAGATCCAGGCCAGCTTCGACAAGGGCGTGCTCGAGGTGATCCTTCCGAAGCGCCCGGAAGCCAAGGCCAAGGCGAAGAAGATCTCGATCGCCAAGAAGAAGTAG
- a CDS encoding bifunctional DNA primase/polymerase, with translation MDRLLAEEAARHYLARGWSIIPVRAGGKRPLVNWEPFQHRHPEKGEAHGWFRRWPNANLAIVTGKVSGLVVLDVDPRHGGDDSLQSLERRFAALPETVEGISGGGGRHIYFAHPGGVLRNRVGLAPGIDLRGDGGMIIAPPSLHPNGRRYEWEVSHHPDDLPVAPMPPWLLALARGETAYLGHSLSHWQDLVRQGVAEGARNNTIASLTGHLLWHGVDPEVAVELLLCWNRVRCRPPLSDDEVARTVESITKTHRRHHPGPDFDR, from the coding sequence ATGGACAGGCTCCTTGCGGAAGAAGCGGCGCGCCACTATCTGGCACGCGGCTGGTCGATAATTCCTGTTCGCGCGGGCGGGAAGCGCCCCCTTGTCAACTGGGAGCCGTTCCAGCACCGGCATCCCGAAAAGGGGGAAGCCCACGGTTGGTTTCGGCGCTGGCCGAACGCCAACCTCGCGATCGTCACCGGGAAGGTCTCAGGGCTCGTCGTGCTCGATGTCGACCCACGGCACGGCGGCGACGACAGCCTCCAAAGCCTGGAGCGCCGCTTCGCTGCGCTTCCGGAAACCGTCGAGGGGATCAGCGGCGGTGGCGGACGCCACATCTACTTCGCTCATCCCGGCGGTGTCTTGCGGAACCGCGTCGGCCTGGCCCCGGGCATCGACCTGCGGGGAGATGGCGGCATGATCATCGCGCCGCCGTCGCTGCACCCGAATGGTCGGCGTTACGAATGGGAGGTCTCGCATCACCCGGATGACCTGCCGGTTGCCCCAATGCCGCCTTGGCTCCTTGCCCTGGCGCGGGGAGAAACGGCCTACCTCGGGCATTCCCTCTCTCATTGGCAGGACCTCGTGCGCCAAGGCGTCGCCGAAGGGGCGCGCAACAACACGATCGCGTCCCTGACCGGCCACTTGCTCTGGCATGGTGTCGACCCGGAGGTCGCGGTCGAACTCCTTCTGTGTTGGAATCGTGTACGCTGTCGGCCACCGCTCTCCGACGACGAGGTGGCTCGAACCGTCGAGAGCATTACCAAGACGCATCGACGCCACCATCCCGGCCCCGATTTCGACCGATGA
- a CDS encoding bacteriophage holin, protein MARNQHHATLGVVSFGFAVGTTSALLVFVLGVMAAFFGWGLPVAAALSTLFIGFGPTFVGSIAGAVWAFVSGLITGLMIAWFYNRFLLQRQLPLR, encoded by the coding sequence ATGGCACGAAATCAACATCATGCGACCCTGGGCGTGGTCAGCTTTGGCTTCGCCGTCGGCACGACCTCGGCCCTTCTCGTCTTCGTGCTCGGTGTCATGGCGGCCTTCTTCGGCTGGGGCCTGCCGGTGGCCGCCGCGCTTTCCACCTTGTTCATCGGCTTCGGGCCGACCTTTGTCGGCAGCATCGCGGGGGCCGTCTGGGCCTTCGTCAGCGGACTGATCACCGGCCTGATGATTGCCTGGTTCTACAACCGCTTCCTGCTGCAGCGCCAGCTGCCGCTTCGATGA
- a CDS encoding Do family serine endopeptidase, giving the protein MPTVKRSGQAFGAALLLLACTAAASQLCAQAPIPSTGNDVPTLAPLMKRVTPGVVNIATSGKVRVEDSPLFNDPNFRRFLEDPRFRRFFSLPDPRAERETHSIGSGVIVDARGGHVLTNHHVIEDADEILVTLKDGRALKAELLGSDPQTDVAVLKIDASGLTALPLGDSDRLEVGDYVVAIGNPFGLGQTVTLGIVSALGRSGLRLEAYEDFIQTDAPINPGNSGGALVDLRGQLIGINTAIVAPTGGNVGIGFAIPINMARLAMEQIIEFGEVRRGRLGIVIQDITPDLAKGLRLEILDGALISQVVPGSPAETAGLEPGDVILGVDGEKVRTAAGLRNEIGLKRIGEEVELEILRRGKKRRVILTIGPSKDPG; this is encoded by the coding sequence ATGCCGACCGTGAAACGCTCTGGACAAGCCTTCGGCGCTGCTCTGCTGCTCCTTGCGTGTACAGCAGCGGCGTCGCAGCTTTGCGCCCAGGCTCCCATCCCCTCTACAGGGAACGACGTCCCGACCCTGGCACCCCTGATGAAGCGAGTAACCCCCGGCGTCGTGAATATCGCGACCAGCGGCAAGGTCCGCGTCGAGGACAGCCCGCTGTTCAACGATCCGAACTTTCGAAGATTCCTGGAGGATCCGCGGTTCCGCAGGTTCTTTTCCCTGCCCGATCCACGGGCGGAGCGTGAAACCCACAGCATCGGGTCGGGCGTGATCGTCGATGCGCGGGGCGGCCATGTGCTGACCAACCATCACGTGATCGAGGACGCCGATGAAATCCTCGTCACGCTCAAGGACGGGCGCGCCCTGAAAGCCGAGCTCCTCGGCTCCGATCCGCAAACTGACGTCGCGGTCCTAAAGATCGACGCCTCTGGTCTGACGGCCTTGCCTTTGGGCGATTCGGATCGACTGGAGGTCGGGGACTACGTGGTCGCCATCGGTAACCCCTTCGGCCTCGGCCAGACGGTCACCTTGGGAATCGTTAGCGCGCTGGGGCGCAGCGGCCTCCGCCTCGAGGCCTACGAGGACTTCATTCAGACGGACGCACCGATCAACCCGGGGAACTCCGGCGGTGCCTTGGTCGATCTTCGCGGCCAGCTCATAGGCATCAACACGGCCATCGTCGCGCCGACCGGCGGCAATGTCGGTATCGGCTTCGCGATCCCGATCAACATGGCGCGCCTGGCGATGGAGCAGATCATTGAGTTTGGCGAAGTCAGGCGTGGCCGCTTGGGAATCGTCATTCAAGACATCACCCCCGATCTGGCGAAGGGACTTCGTCTGGAGATCCTGGATGGCGCCTTGATCTCGCAGGTAGTGCCGGGCTCGCCTGCGGAGACGGCCGGCCTCGAGCCCGGCGACGTCATCCTCGGCGTCGACGGCGAAAAGGTGCGCACGGCAGCCGGTCTGCGAAACGAGATCGGACTGAAGCGCATCGGCGAAGAGGTCGAACTGGAGATCCTGCGCCGCGGCAAGAAACGCAGGGTGATCCTTACGATCGGGCCAAGCAAGGACCCGGGCTGA